The Lysobacter capsici genome has a segment encoding these proteins:
- a CDS encoding DUF2461 domain-containing protein has translation MSRYFSDASFKFLRSLARNNNREWFHEHKAAYESHVRGPFLRLLTDLQPALAQISPHYRSEPKNVGGSLFRIHRDTRFANDKAPYKSWQGARLFHERKRQVEAPSFYIHLQGGECFIASGVWHPEPDSLRKIRHFVLDNPGSWKAAAHDPKFRKRYDLDDSEMLTRAPRGFPADFEFAEDLRRKNFVALRSIDDETMTGPRLLKTLEKDLAGLAPFTDYLCAALDLEF, from the coding sequence ATGAGCCGATATTTCTCCGATGCCAGCTTCAAGTTCCTGCGTTCGCTGGCGCGCAACAACAATCGCGAATGGTTCCACGAGCACAAGGCCGCTTACGAGAGCCATGTGCGCGGCCCGTTCCTGCGCCTGCTGACCGATCTGCAGCCGGCGCTGGCGCAGATCAGCCCGCATTACCGCAGCGAACCCAAGAACGTCGGCGGCTCGCTGTTCCGCATCCATCGCGACACCCGTTTCGCCAACGACAAGGCGCCGTACAAGAGCTGGCAGGGCGCGCGCCTGTTCCATGAGCGCAAGCGTCAGGTCGAAGCGCCGTCGTTCTATATCCACCTGCAGGGCGGCGAGTGCTTCATCGCCTCGGGCGTGTGGCATCCCGAGCCCGATTCGCTGCGCAAGATCCGCCACTTCGTGCTCGACAACCCGGGCAGCTGGAAGGCGGCCGCGCACGATCCCAAGTTCCGCAAGCGCTACGACCTCGACGACAGCGAGATGCTGACCCGCGCGCCGCGCGGATTTCCGGCCGATTTCGAATTCGCCGAGGATCTGCGGCGCAAGAACTTCGTGGCCTTGCGATCGATCGACGACGAGACCATGACCGGGCCGCGGCTGCTCAAGACGCTGGAGAAGGATCTGGCCGGGCTGGCGCCGTTTACCGATTATCTGTGCGCTGCGCTGGATCTGGAGTTCTGA
- a CDS encoding MFS transporter, whose protein sequence is MTTPPHTVASPRLSPAEFRRYALFYLGYYGALGAYTPYIGRWVSANGHGGYAVGAMLALWYGGRILAPPTWARQVARSPAPGHWLVAGCALALAVFAGFTRFDHGLMLFVVMGVFALFFNAVMPQFEAMTLNALGTRNHDYGKIRMWGSVGFLLVAASYGWLLDRLGNDAFIWLTLPWLALTAAAAWLHRADPPSPAIDPGVARERLWRRPGTRRLLCTALLMQLGFGPFYVFYTLQLQAHGHDGFAVGLLWAIGVICEILMFWQAPRLVQRFGAHKLMAACLIATALRWTLVAFFADSFAWMALAQTGHALSFAAFHAGCMRRMAELFPARRDMASAQGMLYGFSGGIGGVLGAGMAAFAWQHGGGAAAFVAGAGCALIALCVHVATQRFARSVPA, encoded by the coding sequence GTGACCACTCCGCCCCACACCGTCGCGAGCCCGCGCTTGTCCCCCGCCGAATTCCGCCGTTACGCGCTGTTCTACCTGGGCTACTACGGCGCGCTGGGCGCCTACACGCCGTACATCGGCCGCTGGGTCAGCGCCAACGGCCACGGCGGTTATGCGGTCGGAGCGATGCTGGCGCTGTGGTACGGCGGCCGCATCCTGGCGCCGCCGACCTGGGCGCGGCAGGTCGCGCGCAGTCCCGCGCCGGGGCATTGGCTGGTCGCCGGCTGCGCGCTGGCACTGGCGGTGTTCGCCGGCTTCACCCGCTTCGACCACGGCCTGATGCTGTTCGTGGTCATGGGCGTGTTCGCGCTGTTCTTCAATGCGGTGATGCCGCAGTTCGAGGCGATGACCTTGAACGCGCTGGGCACGCGCAATCACGACTACGGCAAGATCCGCATGTGGGGATCGGTCGGTTTCCTGCTGGTCGCGGCGAGCTACGGCTGGCTGCTCGACCGGCTGGGCAACGATGCTTTCATCTGGCTCACCTTGCCGTGGCTGGCGCTGACCGCCGCGGCCGCGTGGCTGCACCGCGCCGATCCGCCCTCGCCGGCGATCGACCCGGGCGTGGCGCGCGAACGTCTGTGGCGACGCCCGGGCACGCGCCGCCTGCTGTGCACCGCGCTGCTGATGCAACTGGGCTTCGGCCCGTTCTACGTGTTCTACACCCTGCAACTGCAGGCGCACGGCCACGACGGTTTCGCGGTCGGGCTGCTGTGGGCGATCGGGGTGATCTGCGAGATCCTCATGTTCTGGCAGGCGCCGCGACTGGTGCAACGCTTCGGCGCGCACAAGCTGATGGCGGCGTGCCTGATCGCGACCGCGTTGCGCTGGACCCTGGTGGCGTTCTTCGCCGATTCCTTCGCCTGGATGGCGTTGGCGCAGACCGGGCACGCGCTGAGCTTCGCCGCGTTCCACGCCGGCTGCATGCGGCGCATGGCCGAGCTGTTCCCGGCGCGGCGCGACATGGCCTCGGCGCAGGGCATGCTGTACGGCTTCAGCGGCGGTATCGGCGGCGTGCTCGGCGCCGGCATGGCGGCGTTCGCCTGGCAGCACGGCGGTGGCGCCGCGGCGTTCGTGGCCGGCGCGGGTTGTGCGTTGATCGCGTTGTGCGTGCATGTGGCCACGCAGCGATTCGCGCGGTCGGTTCCCGCCTGA
- a CDS encoding DUF4785 domain-containing protein, translating into MRTLLTLALLAALSNAHAADTPMLPATKSDQVPQRLAVLAAPKSAAERAPVQFSWALDPNAALTSDAKPAVIESREYWQETDGAALQRGLDIATSAPGALIRVSPVTGAAKVSADAVRISRAGRAVSAAKRTDAAQLQSAGLAVGEGTAAVQLADEAGAGHYAVQVAQARGRYVVHVFEPRSEVRLLAALSHDHGLAGTSREVVVDLQRGDTRLKAQGGALLVAPSGRSWPLSLKDGGDGRLRAAVTLPSDAGEQPPGLWEVQVFAGDGEIQRDARTAIAVAQPTAKLDGGYRFDAARLSFELPLRAASPGRYEVRGTLYATGPGRALRPVAIAHSARWLDGGAGRIELAFDRAQLAKGYGAPYELRDVELNDQSRLAPVERRQRVARIAR; encoded by the coding sequence ATGCGAACCCTTTTGACTCTCGCTTTGCTCGCCGCGCTGTCGAACGCACACGCAGCCGATACGCCGATGCTGCCGGCGACGAAATCCGATCAAGTGCCGCAGCGCCTGGCGGTGCTGGCCGCGCCCAAGAGCGCGGCCGAACGCGCGCCGGTGCAGTTTTCCTGGGCGCTCGATCCGAATGCCGCGCTGACCAGCGACGCGAAACCGGCGGTGATCGAAAGCCGCGAGTACTGGCAGGAAACCGACGGAGCCGCGCTGCAACGCGGGCTGGACATCGCCACCAGCGCGCCGGGCGCGTTGATCCGGGTCAGCCCGGTCACCGGCGCGGCCAAGGTCTCGGCCGACGCGGTGCGGATCAGCCGCGCCGGACGCGCGGTGAGCGCGGCCAAGCGCACCGACGCGGCGCAATTGCAATCCGCTGGCTTGGCGGTCGGCGAAGGCACCGCGGCGGTGCAACTGGCCGACGAAGCCGGCGCCGGGCATTACGCGGTGCAGGTCGCGCAGGCGCGCGGCCGTTACGTGGTGCATGTGTTCGAACCACGCAGTGAAGTGCGTCTGCTCGCGGCGTTGAGCCACGACCATGGCCTGGCCGGCACCAGCCGCGAAGTGGTGGTCGATCTGCAGCGCGGCGATACCCGGCTCAAGGCCCAGGGCGGCGCGTTGCTGGTCGCGCCGTCGGGCCGCAGTTGGCCGCTGAGCCTGAAGGACGGCGGCGATGGCCGGTTGCGCGCGGCGGTGACCTTGCCGAGCGATGCCGGCGAACAACCGCCGGGCCTGTGGGAAGTGCAGGTGTTCGCCGGCGACGGCGAGATCCAGCGCGACGCGCGCACCGCGATCGCGGTGGCCCAACCGACCGCCAAACTCGACGGCGGCTATCGTTTCGACGCGGCCAGGCTGAGTTTCGAGCTGCCGTTGCGCGCGGCCTCGCCGGGCCGTTACGAGGTGCGCGGCACCTTGTACGCCACCGGGCCGGGCCGCGCACTGCGTCCGGTCGCGATCGCTCATAGTGCCCGTTGGCTGGATGGCGGCGCGGGCCGGATCGAACTCGCCTTCGATCGCGCGCAACTGGCCAAGGGTTATGGGGCGCCGTATGAGCTGCGCGATGTCGAGCTCAACGATCAGAGCCGGCTGGCGCCGGTGGAGCGTCGGCAGCGGGTGGCGCGGATCGCGCGGTGA
- a CDS encoding DUF2939 domain-containing protein, with protein sequence MKKWIALFVLVLALLLGYVAAGPFLTVHAIRTAVKEGNTGELSKHVDFAAIRLSLKAQVEDYIVRRAGPQVQSSLFGALGLSVASGLAGTAVDAIATPMGIGAVLEGRKVFKRFDGSAARRDAYEPVAPAEPLKDLQYRFESPSRFTATVNNADGDPVVFVLTRDGLSWQVTDVRLPLDKLLP encoded by the coding sequence ATGAAGAAATGGATCGCCCTGTTCGTCCTCGTTCTGGCCCTGCTGCTCGGCTACGTCGCCGCGGGCCCGTTCCTCACCGTCCACGCGATCCGCACTGCGGTCAAGGAAGGCAACACCGGCGAACTGTCCAAGCATGTCGACTTCGCCGCGATCCGGCTCAGCCTGAAGGCGCAGGTCGAGGACTACATCGTGCGCCGCGCCGGTCCGCAGGTGCAGTCCAGCCTGTTCGGCGCGCTGGGCCTGAGCGTGGCCAGCGGCCTGGCCGGCACCGCGGTCGATGCGATCGCCACGCCGATGGGCATCGGCGCGGTGCTCGAAGGGCGCAAGGTGTTCAAGCGGTTCGACGGCAGCGCCGCCCGCCGCGACGCCTACGAACCGGTGGCGCCGGCCGAGCCGCTCAAGGACCTGCAGTACCGTTTCGAGTCGCCATCGCGCTTCACCGCCACGGTCAACAACGCCGACGGCGATCCGGTGGTGTTCGTGTTGACCCGCGACGGGCTGAGCTGGCAGGTCACCGACGTGCGGCTGCCGCTGGACAAGCTGCTGCCCTGA
- a CDS encoding lysozyme inhibitor LprI family protein, with the protein MKTIFCAAALGLLGLASFAANAQGECDKYRTSYDKTYCFAKLFLESDKELNTAYKDLRAVAKEAANQKLKATQLDWIKYRDATCESSGSINVDCNYRVNRERTEYLRDRARECKAGTCRDEMIGKKSWN; encoded by the coding sequence ATGAAAACCATCTTCTGCGCCGCGGCGCTCGGCCTGCTCGGCCTCGCCTCTTTCGCCGCCAACGCCCAGGGCGAGTGCGACAAGTACCGCACCAGCTACGACAAGACCTATTGCTTCGCCAAGCTGTTCCTGGAGTCGGACAAGGAACTCAACACCGCCTACAAGGATCTGCGCGCGGTGGCCAAGGAAGCCGCGAACCAGAAGCTCAAGGCGACCCAGCTGGACTGGATCAAGTACCGCGACGCGACCTGCGAGTCGTCGGGCAGCATCAACGTCGACTGCAATTACCGGGTCAACCGCGAGCGCACCGAGTACCTGCGCGACCGCGCCCGCGAGTGCAAGGCCGGCACCTGCCGCGACGAGATGATCGGCAAGAAGTCCTGGAACTGA
- a CDS encoding 5'-nucleotidase, with the protein MPDRDADPLIVAISSRTLFDMEESHSLFEREGIDAYADFQREHEDDVLRPGIAFPLVRKLLALNAGAPAEAPRVEVILISRNSADSGLRIFNSIAHHGLSIKRAAFSNGAPPFPYIRPFGADLFLSANAEDVSAALAAGVAAATLLPSTRSSKLAPHLRPDQLRIAFDGDAVIFDDEGERVSREGGLAAFAEHERSHAGEPLSGGPFRGFLDALHRLQKAFPVGQDAPIRTALVTARSVPAHERVIRTLRDWGIRLDEALFLGGRSKGPFLEAFGADIFFDDSEHNILSARDHVAAGHVPHGVANR; encoded by the coding sequence ATGCCCGACCGTGATGCCGACCCCCTGATCGTCGCGATCTCCTCGCGAACCCTGTTCGACATGGAAGAGAGCCATTCGCTGTTCGAACGCGAGGGCATCGACGCCTATGCCGACTTCCAGCGCGAGCACGAGGACGATGTGCTGCGCCCGGGCATCGCCTTCCCGCTGGTGCGCAAACTGCTCGCGCTCAACGCAGGCGCGCCGGCCGAGGCGCCGCGGGTCGAGGTGATCCTGATCTCGCGCAATTCGGCCGACAGCGGCCTGCGCATCTTCAATTCGATCGCCCATCACGGCCTGTCGATCAAGCGCGCGGCCTTCAGCAACGGCGCGCCGCCGTTTCCCTACATCCGGCCGTTCGGCGCCGACCTGTTCCTGTCGGCCAACGCCGAGGATGTCAGCGCGGCGCTCGCCGCCGGTGTCGCCGCGGCGACTCTGCTGCCGTCGACCCGCAGCTCCAAGCTCGCGCCGCATCTGCGTCCGGACCAGTTGCGCATCGCCTTCGACGGCGACGCGGTGATCTTCGACGACGAAGGCGAGCGGGTTTCGCGCGAGGGCGGTCTGGCCGCGTTCGCCGAACACGAGCGCAGCCATGCCGGCGAACCGCTGTCGGGCGGGCCGTTCCGCGGTTTTCTCGACGCGCTGCATCGCCTGCAGAAAGCGTTCCCGGTCGGCCAGGACGCGCCGATCCGCACCGCCCTGGTCACCGCGCGCTCGGTGCCGGCGCACGAGCGGGTGATCCGCACCCTGCGCGACTGGGGCATCCGCCTGGACGAAGCGTTGTTCCTGGGCGGCCGTTCCAAGGGCCCGTTCCTGGAAGCATTCGGCGCCGACATCTTCTTCGACGATTCCGAGCACAACATCCTGTCGGCGCGCGATCACGTCGCGGCGGGACATGTGCCGCATGGGGTTGCGAATCGCTGA
- a CDS encoding amino acid permease, producing the protein MSPSPAPASADASRLGHALKSRQLVMMGLGSAIGAGLFLGSGLGVQTAGPAVLLSYLIAGVLVIIVMRALGEMAALRPTSGAFSVYAADAMGPTAGATLGWLWWAQLVIVIAAESVGAAGLLATVWPSLSVAAASLVFMSVFTAINLLGVRHFGEFEFWFAILKVVAILAFIAIGVALLLGLLPDVPSPGLGNFTEHGGFAPKGWGGIGAALLLVVFAFGGTEIVAVAAAETQDPERSITQAIRTVAWRILVFYIGSLAVIIAVVPWTSQALKSPFAAVLDAARIPGAGTAITLVAVVALLSALNANLYGASRMIYSLAERGEAPRGLARLTGNRVPVIAVLASVAFGFVATGLELLYPDKVLPALLNVVGSTCLLVWTLSLVAQLILRRRADRAGVELPFKMWAFPYVTWLGLAILGMVFVLALVTEGSRTQLLSTVVLTLCIAGISEIARRMRARG; encoded by the coding sequence ATGTCGCCCAGCCCCGCACCCGCCTCCGCCGACGCCTCCAGACTCGGCCACGCCCTGAAATCGCGGCAACTGGTGATGATGGGCCTGGGCAGCGCGATCGGCGCGGGCTTGTTCCTGGGCTCGGGCCTGGGCGTGCAGACCGCCGGGCCGGCGGTGCTGCTGTCGTATCTGATCGCCGGGGTGCTGGTCATCATCGTGATGCGCGCGCTCGGCGAGATGGCCGCGCTGCGGCCGACCAGCGGCGCGTTCTCGGTCTACGCCGCCGATGCGATGGGCCCGACCGCCGGCGCCACCCTGGGCTGGCTGTGGTGGGCGCAACTGGTGATCGTGATCGCGGCCGAATCGGTCGGCGCCGCCGGCCTGTTGGCGACGGTGTGGCCGTCGTTGTCGGTGGCGGCCGCCTCGCTGGTGTTCATGAGCGTGTTCACCGCGATCAATCTGCTCGGCGTGCGCCATTTCGGCGAGTTCGAATTCTGGTTCGCGATCCTCAAGGTGGTCGCGATCCTGGCCTTCATCGCGATCGGCGTGGCGCTGCTGCTGGGCCTGCTGCCCGACGTGCCCTCGCCGGGCCTGGGCAATTTCACCGAGCACGGCGGCTTCGCGCCCAAGGGCTGGGGCGGCATCGGCGCGGCCTTGCTGCTGGTGGTGTTCGCCTTCGGCGGCACCGAGATCGTCGCGGTCGCCGCGGCCGAAACCCAGGACCCCGAACGCAGTATCACCCAGGCGATCCGCACCGTCGCCTGGCGCATCCTGGTGTTCTACATCGGCTCGCTGGCGGTGATCATCGCGGTGGTGCCGTGGACCAGTCAGGCGCTGAAATCGCCGTTCGCGGCGGTGCTCGATGCGGCGCGGATTCCCGGCGCGGGCACGGCCATCACCCTGGTCGCGGTGGTCGCCCTGCTGTCGGCGCTCAACGCCAATCTGTACGGCGCCTCGCGGATGATCTATTCGCTGGCCGAACGCGGCGAAGCGCCGCGCGGGCTGGCGCGCCTGACCGGCAACCGGGTGCCGGTGATCGCGGTGCTGGCGAGCGTGGCGTTCGGCTTCGTCGCCACCGGCCTGGAGCTGCTGTACCCGGACAAGGTGCTCCCGGCGCTGCTCAACGTGGTCGGCTCGACCTGCCTGCTGGTGTGGACCTTGTCGCTGGTCGCGCAGTTGATCCTGCGCCGCCGCGCCGACCGCGCCGGAGTCGAGCTGCCGTTCAAGATGTGGGCGTTCCCGTACGTGACCTGGCTGGGCCTGGCCATCCTCGGCATGGTGTTCGTGCTGGCCCTGGTCACCGAGGGTTCGCGGACCCAGTTGCTGTCGACCGTGGTGCTGACCCTGTGCATCGCGGGGATCAGTGAAATTGCGCGGAGGATGCGGGCGCGGGGGTGA
- a CDS encoding NAD kinase, with amino-acid sequence MTATPRIAFLASHTDEAQRALSALIAQHDQHEPNDADVLVALGGDGFMLQTLHRHGALGKPVYGMKLGTVGFLMNQYADGAGDLFERLAAAEPAVLRPLEMVAQTESGATFGSLAYNEVSLLRQTRQAAHVRIDLNGQTRLDELICDGVLVATAAGSTAYNFSAHGPILPLGSAVIALTPIAAFRPRRWRGALLKADTEVRFRVLDPYKRPVSATADSHEVRDVVEVMIRESRDRTVTLLFDPEHNLEERMLIEQFTSG; translated from the coding sequence ATGACCGCGACGCCACGCATCGCCTTCCTCGCCAGTCACACCGACGAAGCGCAACGCGCCTTGAGCGCGCTGATCGCTCAACACGACCAGCACGAACCCAACGACGCCGACGTGCTGGTCGCGCTCGGCGGCGACGGCTTCATGCTGCAGACCCTGCATCGCCACGGCGCGCTCGGCAAACCGGTGTACGGCATGAAGCTGGGCACGGTCGGCTTCCTGATGAACCAATACGCCGACGGCGCCGGCGACCTGTTCGAACGCCTCGCCGCGGCCGAACCCGCGGTACTGCGCCCGCTGGAAATGGTCGCCCAGACCGAATCGGGCGCGACCTTCGGCTCGCTGGCCTACAACGAGGTCTCGCTGCTGCGCCAGACCCGCCAGGCCGCGCACGTGCGCATCGACCTCAACGGCCAGACCCGGCTCGACGAACTGATCTGCGACGGCGTGCTGGTCGCGACCGCGGCCGGCAGCACCGCCTACAACTTCTCCGCGCACGGACCGATCCTGCCGCTGGGCTCGGCGGTGATCGCCTTGACCCCGATCGCCGCGTTCCGCCCGCGGCGCTGGCGCGGCGCCTTGCTCAAGGCCGACACCGAAGTGCGCTTTCGCGTGCTCGATCCCTACAAGCGCCCGGTCAGCGCCACCGCCGACTCGCACGAAGTGCGCGACGTGGTCGAAGTGATGATCCGCGAATCGCGCGACCGCACGGTCACCTTGCTGTTCGATCCGGAGCACAACCTGGAAGAGCGGATGCTGATCGAGCAGTTCACCAGCGGTTGA